One region of Colius striatus isolate bColStr4 chromosome 4, bColStr4.1.hap1, whole genome shotgun sequence genomic DNA includes:
- the PPDPFL gene encoding pancreatic progenitor cell differentiation and proliferation factor-like protein, translating into MASVPSAGCLLAKNQYYRRPRQNSESSVSSSSSSCLDTVNTTDQDKAFHGLPELIDKYWWIKSFFHSEPSPPAVGRKTLSASSTNS; encoded by the exons ATGGCCTCCGTGCCGTCCGCTGGCTGCCTCCTGGCCAAGAACCAGTACTACAGGAGGC CAAGACAGAATTCAGAATCCAGTGTTTCTTCCAGTTCCTCCTCCTGCTTGGATACTGTGAACACAACAGACCAGGACAAAGCATTTCATG GGTTACCTGAGTTAATTGATAAATATTGGTGGATAAAAAGCTTCTTCCATAGTGAACCATCTCCACCAGCTGTTGGCAGAAAAACACTATCAGCAAGCAG TACCAATAGTTGA